The nucleotide window CACTATGCCCTCCCAAAAGGTTTCCAGAGTCCCCACACTGGGCTGAGCATATGTCCTGAAGCCCCCGTCACTGCTAATGAGCTAACCACACTGTACTAAAATcctttctctgtatctgtctctcccactagacTGTGAGATCCTTCCTCCGTGTcctcagaagagagaagaggtggTCAGTCCACATTTGTGGAACTGACCTGAGCTTGTCACCAATGAATGCCCAGCTAAGTTCTCTAACCATGTCTCTATTTTCCCACATCCGTTTATTTGTTCCTCATTTATTTCAATCAGTAGGcatttattgaggacttactaggtgccaggccctgttctagaaGAGTGGCCaacaaggaaagaggaaaaacaggcaAGTGTGGTGTACCAGAAACCAAGTAAATAGAGATTTCAAGGTGGGGGAGATGACCAGCTGTGTCAAATGTTGCCAATAGGTCAAGGAAGATGAAATCTGGGATGTGGCTGTTGATGGACCAATCAAATATCATCAGGGATTTTTTGCTGAAGTGGCTGGGCAAACAATCTGATTGGGGCTGTTTCAGAAAAGCAGGGGAGCCctggagaagaatgaaagaaagttGGTGTAAAGTTTTGTTGCGaaggcaagtaaataaatatatggtgTTTTGTTGTGCTAATGCAGAGATTTTTATTTGCATGCAGTAAATATATCTATCCTTTCTTTCAAAGCTTCTGGGTTTCCTGTTTTGAGTTATAAAGGCAAAGTCTGTGGACAGCAACTCTGGTATGAATTCTTCACAGCACATTAACTCCTCTGTCCCTTCTGAGACCTTCCCAACCTTGGAGACAGAAGGGTCTCCTTCCTGGTGTcaaaggcttctttttttttccccaggaaccTCAAAACCTTGTGGCTTATTCGCAGCCAGTATTCCCACATCTACAGCTGACCACATCCACCGCCGCAGCCATGTGTTCGACACCAAACCCTCACATGGCAatcattcttcctccctccctggcagAATATAGAAAAGACCAAAGGACCCGCCCCTCCAAAGACCACCAGACCACACAGGGCAGGACCATAAGGTGAAGTGACACTTACTGAAGCTGTGGCAGCAGACATGGCCGTGTCCCATGGCCAACTCCCCACCCGCCCCTCCCATAGAACAGGACCACCCCACACACTCAGGCCCACACGGGAGAACACTGTACAGCAAGACACATCATTTCTCATAGAGCTCTATTGTGGCATATAATAATAGGTACtctatataaattaaattaaaaataaagctccAGCAGGTTGCACAGGTTGGCTGTTAATAAATATATCTCTGGGTAATTGTGCCCCAAGACCAGCTCACGACCACTCGCCCTCGTCCAGagaattatacaaaaataaatacaggcttgggggggggggaggaagggaggacatGCCCAGTTCCTCTCTGAAAGTTATCTCACACCGTCCACCGTGCCCTGTTCCCCTCCACAGGCATCACCACAGGGAGCCCTGTGCCAACAAGTCCTCAAGGACGGGAAGGTCTCTCTCCAGTTGGGCATTCTCAGAAGCAAAAGACCCCTCACTATACAGGCCACACATCCTATCTGAACCCCCTGGGTGCAGTGCAGGGACGGCCTCTCTCCACACCCCAGAGAGGGGGGAAGTCTGTTACTGCTGCACCCCACACAAGTAGCCTCTACGAGAACCAGgccagagagaggcacagcgCAAGCACCAGGAGGGACATACCACTGTTCAGAGCCACAGGGACCACCACCAACCCAGCCAGGACCCCCAGAGTCTGGGTCAAGGGCCCCCACAGCTGGGGAGgcaatacacacacactttctgcAGGGACTGCTAAGGTGGGAGACTTCTTTGGGGGCTCCAGGCTTGGGCCTGCACCCTCTTCATCCTGGGGGCTCACATGGGGCCTGGCCAGGCTAGAAGGACAGACTTCAGCCCCCGAGGGACTGAGGAGGGTCAAACTTTGCCCCCGTAGGACTGGAGCAGCTGGCTCCTTACCAGATCTAGGAACCAAGCTGTCTGCCCACTCAGTGGTAAACTCCATCCGGCCTTCTTTCTCCCCTGGGGGCCCGGTCACCCCAGCCATCACCCTATTTATGCGCAGAGAGTCGGTGTCCTTGCCCATCCCGTTTTCTGGAGCCCCAGTGAACTGACCCTCTGCACCCAGAACCACGGGGCTGTCACAGCCCGAGCCCTCTGCCCACGGGAGCCACACATCTCCCATAGTGGCTACCACAGGATGGACCCCTGAGAGGATTTCTGGAGGTGATTCCTTGGGGGTGTCCCCTTCTGGGCTGGAGGGTACAATGGAGAGTCCCTCTtcgccctccccctcctcatcaGGATCCTCAGTGTCCTTGATAAGCTCCACACCACGCCCCAGCCGGGCATAGTGCAGGGTGATCTCCTCAGCCAGGGCACTGTTCAGGGCCCGCTCGGGGCCAGGCCACTTCAAGATCAGGTCGCGGTCCGTGAGTATGCCCAGGGGATGGCTGGGGGATACTCCCCCATCTGTGGGGCCCTCCCcgccacctcccaccccacctgcagCCACAGCGGCCCGCAGGCGGCTCAGGTGGGACAGGTAGAGCTGCTCCAGCTCCTGGTCAATGGTGTCCTCACCAAGCAGCTCCTCCAACCCACCCACAACCTCCAGACCCCCAGGGGGTTCATCCATTAAGGCCCCCACCATGGAATCCTTTCGGCCCCCTCCATTCTCTTGCGATACTTCCCACGTGGCCTCCACCTGTTGCTGGCTGGGTTCCAGAAGAGGCCCGGCTGCCCCCTCACTTGCATCGGGCCCCGAGGCCTGGTCCCTgggggagccacccaggccacagagagaggaagaggggagaatcCTGATGGCCCGTGCCTGGGGGACCTCTGTGAAAGCCACAGGCGGATTGCTTCTGGGGACGTCACCTTCCTCTGGGGGTTTGCCAGTCACTGTAACTTCAGAAACCTAGAGCCATTGGGAGGGGGGtagggcaggaggggagagaaaggaagaggaatgaAGTAGAGGAGGGGATGGGACAGGCAGAGACAGTGAGACTGGTGACAGCCCACACCCAGCCCCACCTGTGTTTCCAGGTACACCCTCCTTAAAGAGCCCTCTCTAATGCTCCAAATGCCAAAGCCTATGTCATCTTTATTAACATAACCAAATCAGATGGAGTAAAAGGGGACTTCCTGCAGATCATTAAGCTAAGGAAGGCAGTGGGCCCCAACATTTGGTGAATGGCTCTCCGTAAGTACTGTTGGCTGACCTCTAAAACAGATCCAGAATATCCACATGAATTCaggtattttctctttcaaaaacatttattttgacaAGGCCTAGAAACAATGGCCTATCTAGTAGGAGGAAAGCACACGGAGCACCCAGATTCtagtttctaaataccattctccccTAAAAGGAACCAGAGCTTTCTAACTAAATGGCTGTGGGTAGGGTAATTACAAAATGAGTCTCGGACACACTGTCATTCAAGAATCTGAAGAAGTGGTCAAAGAATGATGGGACTGTGTTCAAAAGGACTCTGGAACCAACGTAAACAAGTTCCTACTGACTGGAGAGAGTTCAATTTAAACATCAAAATGGGTGGAAACTTATCAAATATGCTTAAAATTCACGAGTTAGTAATAatacaccaaaaccaaaaatccttTAGTTGGTCACCTTTGGAGAAGTTCAATTCTTCTGAAAACTggtaaataaaagggaaaaaattaagcatttataCAGCTTTCTCAATACAAATTATATACCCTCAAGGCAGCCAAACAGTTGATATGAGAACGTTTTTCCTTGGAAAAGAATTCCAGTTACtaaatgaaatgggaataagAGAATTAAATAGAATCAATTCTAGTTAAATTAGTTTCATAATAAAAGATGGTAtttaataaatcaatttaaagTGGATTAATTGGATTTAATAGATCACATTAATTAAGTGGAATTaacatattgatttaaaaaagagtgagaaaTGTGTTTCCATACAATCAGCCAAAACCAGCCTGTGGGAAACTCTACAGGACAAACAAGGTTtcttcaacaaacaaacaaactgccaGAAAAGTGAGGgagattttaaaatctaaaaaagaccCATCCACCAAATGTAATGTGTTGACCTGGTTTGGATCCTATAACATCTATGAGATAAGGAAATTTGAACACTGATCAAATATTTGATGATACTAAGGACTAACTGTTGATCTCCTGAGGCATGATGCTgcattgtgtgtttttttttttaaagagtacttAATTTTCTGAGATACAAACTGAAATATTTGTGGATGAGATAATGTCTGGATTTCTTCCCAAAATAATTCCATAGGCAATTGCGGGATGGGGCAGAGAGGGTATGGAAAAAGTAGGAATGGACATGTGCTGAAATTTGTTGAAGCTAGGTGACAGGAATATGTGAGTTCATTATACTAGTCTCTTTCCTTCTATATATGTTTGAAAACCTTTgtactaaaacacacacatacacacattctttctctctctctctttctttctaacatACGTCTCCAGAATCTCTATCTCCCCTGTCATCTCTGGCATCAATTGCCCGGACCACTGCAGTTGCCTCCCCGTACGgtccccctgcttctgtcctcATTCCTACAGCCTACTGTCCTCACAGCAGCCAAAGGGAGCCTGTTAAATCCTAAGTCAGATCATGGCCTTCCTCCGCTCACAACCTTTCCGTGGCTCCACTGTCTCTCAGAGTAAAAGCCCGAGTTCTCTCCAAGGCCCACGAGATGCTATGTGATCTGTCTGACCTCACCTCCTGCTGGCTCCCCAACTCCCCCCGCCACCG belongs to Lutra lutra chromosome X, mLutLut1.2, whole genome shotgun sequence and includes:
- the PPP1R3F gene encoding protein phosphatase 1 regulatory subunit 3F isoform X1, producing the protein MARPAPVEPPLRHPAPPSPAAGEPRTSVEAAVAPRRVLFADEALGLPLAQLRRYRPWGGPGAGKMAAAAGQDGDGGGADEDDDGEDGDEGEEEEEACPAPSPLCPVPAGGGFYLVPTFSLPPAPGRLERLGRVMVELEALLPPPGAVPGGAGVWVPGGRPPVLRGLVRVLNRSFEKAVHVRASHDGWASFCDHPARYVPRSPPGAGAGGPGAGDPILDPGLGLGLGLGQASASSPDDGGRTDRFAFQLPFAEGAGDGARLDFVVRYETPEGTFWANNQGRNYTVLLRIAPAPTPTDAEGLPQQQQLQQLEPQPECQGPVEAEARQLKSCMKPVRRRPAEEELRMRSSEDSTPAVAERPNVQESVGPLVAPTPLRPWPQMTLQVSEVTVTGKPPEEGDVPRSNPPVAFTEVPQARAIRILPSSSLCGLGGSPRDQASGPDASEGAAGPLLEPSQQQVEATWEVSQENGGGRKDSMVGALMDEPPGGLEVVGGLEELLGEDTIDQELEQLYLSHLSRLRAAVAAGGVGGGGEGPTDGGVSPSHPLGILTDRDLILKWPGPERALNSALAEEITLHYARLGRGVELIKDTEDPDEEGEGEEGLSIVPSSPEGDTPKESPPEILSGVHPVVATMGDVWLPWAEGSGCDSPVVLGAEGQFTGAPENGMGKDTDSLRINRVMAGVTGPPGEKEGRMEFTTEWADSLVPRSGKEPAAPVLRGQSLTLLSPSGAEVCPSSLARPHVSPQDEEGAGPSLEPPKKSPTLAVPAESVCVLPPQLWGPLTQTLGVLAGLVVVPVALNSGMSLLVLALCLSLAWFS
- the PPP1R3F gene encoding protein phosphatase 1 regulatory subunit 3F isoform X2, giving the protein MARPAPVEPPLRHPAPPSPAAGEPRTSVEAAVAPRRVLFADEALGLPLAQLRRYRPWGGPGAGKMAAAAGQDGDGGGADEDDDGEDGDEGEEEEEACPAPSPLCPVPAGGGFYLVPTFSLPPAPGRLERLGRVMVELEALLPPPGAVPGGAGVWVPGGRPPVLRGLVRVLNRSFEKAVHVRASHDGWASFCDHPARYVPRSPPGAGAGGPGAGDPILDPGLGLGLGLGQASASSPDDGGRTDRFAFQLPFAEGAGDGARLDFVVRYETPEGTFWANNQGRNYTVLLRIAPAPTPTDAEGLPQQQQLQQLEPQPECQGPVEAEARQLKSCMKPVRRRPAEEELRMRSSEDSTPAVERPNVQESVGPLVAPTPLRPWPQMTLQVSEVTVTGKPPEEGDVPRSNPPVAFTEVPQARAIRILPSSSLCGLGGSPRDQASGPDASEGAAGPLLEPSQQQVEATWEVSQENGGGRKDSMVGALMDEPPGGLEVVGGLEELLGEDTIDQELEQLYLSHLSRLRAAVAAGGVGGGGEGPTDGGVSPSHPLGILTDRDLILKWPGPERALNSALAEEITLHYARLGRGVELIKDTEDPDEEGEGEEGLSIVPSSPEGDTPKESPPEILSGVHPVVATMGDVWLPWAEGSGCDSPVVLGAEGQFTGAPENGMGKDTDSLRINRVMAGVTGPPGEKEGRMEFTTEWADSLVPRSGKEPAAPVLRGQSLTLLSPSGAEVCPSSLARPHVSPQDEEGAGPSLEPPKKSPTLAVPAESVCVLPPQLWGPLTQTLGVLAGLVVVPVALNSGMSLLVLALCLSLAWFS